Below is a genomic region from Thermococcus sp..
ATCCTCTCAACGAAAACTCCCTCTATCTCACCCAGCTCCCCCTCCAGAGCCGGCAAGAAAAAACCGAGGAGCTCCAGCGGCTCAAGGCACGGGCAGTCCACGGAGTACTCGAGCGGGTTCCCGGGCAGTTCGATTCTCAGGGATAAACCCTTCCCAGTCCTCGCGACTTCAAACGGCACGGAGCGCTCCTTTAGGACTATCCTGCCCCTCACGATCATCAGCAGAGCCATGGGGATACTGGAGAAAAAGGTTTCCAAAACAGAAAGTTTGAAACCGGACGTTAAAGAGGCTTCTCCATAATAACCGCCCTCTCAGAGTAGTCCTTTTCGGAATACCACTTCCTCGCAGGGTTGTTAACGTCAACCCTCAGGGAGACTTTCCTTGCCCCGTTCTTCCTCGCCCACTCCTCTGCCTTCTCCAGGAGAGCGCTCCCTATCCCTATCCCCGGGAAGAGGGTCTCGATGTCGTATATGTAGGCCGATGGAACAAAATCCACGGTATCAACCTTCAGACAGACCCAGACGTGGCCGAGGTAGCGGCCGTATTTGTCAACAGCCACGAAGAACTTGTGCTCGCCCGTTGAGAGGAGGCTTTTGATGACTTTCTCGTAGTTCTCTTCATATTCCTCATTGCTCAGCTGGAAGCGCGTGAAGGAGCGGCTTATCTTCATATCGTTCTCGAATATCTCGTCGAGGTA
It encodes:
- a CDS encoding N-acetyltransferase yields the protein MFSRRKKPPELPPVEKTAGEFRVVDGEEYLDEIFENDMKISRSFTRFQLSNEEYEENYEKVIKSLLSTGEHKFFVAVDKYGRYLGHVWVCLKVDTVDFVPSAYIYDIETLFPGIGIGSALLEKAEEWARKNGARKVSLRVDVNNPARKWYSEKDYSERAVIMEKPL